A genomic region of Capnocytophaga canimorsus contains the following coding sequences:
- a CDS encoding DUF456 domain-containing protein, producing MDYILIILGFLCLLLGFIGCIAPGLPGIPLSWLGLLLTYMAPTVQINYYLLIITFVVALVISVADFLIPGMGAKRFGGSKYGIWGANLGIVVGLFFPPWGILIGPFAGALVGELLYDFSDTPRAFKASAGAFLGFLAGTFIKIVTALSFTLLYLYIVIKWIINML from the coding sequence ATGGACTATATTTTGATTATTTTAGGATTCCTTTGTTTGCTATTAGGCTTTATTGGTTGCATAGCCCCAGGGCTCCCAGGCATACCTTTGAGTTGGCTCGGATTATTATTGACGTATATGGCCCCGACAGTGCAAATTAATTATTATTTACTAATAATCACATTTGTAGTAGCTTTAGTTATTTCCGTTGCCGATTTTTTGATACCTGGAATGGGTGCAAAACGATTCGGAGGAAGCAAATATGGGATATGGGGAGCTAATTTAGGCATCGTTGTAGGATTGTTTTTTCCTCCTTGGGGAATTTTAATAGGTCCTTTTGCGGGAGCTTTGGTAGGAGAGCTTCTCTATGATTTTTCGGATACCCCCAGAGCCTTTAAGGCTTCAGCAGGAGCTTTTCTTGGTTTTTTAGCAGGGACTTTTATTAAAATAGTTACAGCTTTATCCTTTACTTTGCTATATCTGTATATAGTGATTAAATGGATTATCAATATGTTATAA
- the secG gene encoding preprotein translocase subunit SecG yields MTAFNIFLVLIIVVCLLLMLVIMVQNPKGGGLSSTFGSNTQVVGGVKKTGDFLDRSTWTFAILLVVLIIAANTFVETGRETNSGSRLLDGKKIENVAPESNPLEAPTTQKDTAQ; encoded by the coding sequence ATGACAGCATTTAATATCTTTTTAGTACTTATCATAGTGGTTTGTTTGTTACTAATGTTGGTAATTATGGTTCAAAACCCAAAAGGAGGAGGGCTTTCTTCAACCTTTGGGAGTAACACCCAAGTGGTAGGAGGGGTTAAAAAAACGGGTGACTTTTTAGACCGTAGTACTTGGACTTTTGCTATCCTTTTGGTGGTTTTGATTATTGCAGCAAATACTTTTGTTGAAACGGGTAGAGAGACAAATTCTGGTTCAAGATTATTGGACGGTAAAAAAATAGAAAATGTAGCTCCTGAATCCAATCCGTTAGAGGCACCAACTACACAAAAAGATACAGCGCAGTAA
- a CDS encoding ATP-binding protein — protein sequence MELVSKETILNIKNKNVKSESEEWDFKEIYKIKETIDKIELVKDIVAFANSKGGYIIYGVNKSYEWIGLDSRSDIDVDDATINNILDTYCDGKIDFVSSIIEIDDLSFFVLYVFPSKDIIPFKKDGQYNKEKWGNKKSINTTVFKRGDVYWRKGSRSIKADSLYYKLKSNNFKILENVSSQPIMYTEFIGRKEYLRDLYEKIKNPNNRIIQIDGIGGIGKTSFVHYFVQKLIENDEYQNDFDFIIWTSSKRNKYTPKGIKDVSEFISNYADLIQEILNFIEMNEISNDGNLEYDDTDLVKIFLQENKVLLIVDNLETLNDNDLIDFLEHFPTKSKAILTTRETLGDFYMSRINMSGFSREREFEDFLVSQYTNFNGQGNFLDVFKEYLDELYSYTKGMPLACQLITHQLANGIPIENVFKNLESGKAYEDILIFCFKGSIERLSEIEKTILFIFSLSEKESLLSIDDLIYVSGFTNDEIGLEAIPKLTKISLCYQKKMDTGTIGYSIPYLAKIYSRQFLHLDNEQEIISKYEIFVQERAKFNSLDSGIESLFYRSQAKNHNEKVLADKALRCLSIASYDYYSAIDSIDELIQNNNKFPFLYLIKGKIEENSFYSSSLERAKKEFLIAIELNGEYLEALIELGYIEYKLIVGNKDKAKKYLQSSIDYFQKAYEIAPDDQRVCLGLAQGYSKQARNLNYNFNKEMKMELAEKANEYFEKSFYKGENLTKQEKHSNAITACGYAANLKRNRDNVKALNVCLIGLGYEPDNHILLELKKEIEYYVDPKKYVTEGFKYKGWVKNK from the coding sequence ATGGAACTAGTCAGCAAAGAAACTATTCTAAATATCAAAAACAAAAATGTGAAATCCGAAAGTGAGGAGTGGGATTTTAAAGAAATCTATAAAATAAAAGAGACTATAGATAAAATAGAATTGGTAAAAGATATTGTAGCTTTTGCTAATTCGAAAGGAGGGTATATTATCTATGGCGTAAATAAATCATATGAATGGATAGGGCTTGACTCTAGAAGTGATATAGATGTAGATGATGCTACTATAAATAATATTTTAGACACTTATTGTGATGGTAAAATTGATTTTGTTTCTAGTATAATAGAGATAGATGATTTATCTTTTTTTGTCTTGTATGTTTTCCCATCAAAAGATATAATTCCTTTTAAAAAGGATGGACAATATAATAAAGAAAAATGGGGAAATAAAAAATCTATTAATACTACAGTATTTAAAAGAGGAGATGTATATTGGAGAAAAGGAAGTAGATCTATTAAGGCAGATAGTTTATATTATAAATTAAAGAGTAATAATTTTAAAATTCTTGAAAATGTTTCTTCTCAACCTATAATGTACACTGAGTTTATTGGGAGAAAAGAGTATTTAAGAGATTTATATGAAAAAATTAAGAACCCTAATAATAGGATAATCCAAATAGATGGAATAGGAGGAATAGGTAAGACTAGCTTTGTACACTATTTTGTGCAAAAGTTGATTGAAAATGATGAATATCAAAATGATTTTGATTTTATAATTTGGACTAGTTCAAAAAGAAATAAATATACTCCGAAAGGGATAAAGGATGTTTCTGAATTTATATCAAATTATGCAGACTTAATTCAAGAGATACTGAATTTTATTGAAATGAACGAAATTTCTAATGATGGAAATTTGGAATATGATGACACAGATTTAGTTAAAATTTTTCTACAAGAGAATAAGGTTCTATTAATCGTTGATAATTTGGAAACTTTAAATGACAATGATTTGATAGATTTTTTAGAGCACTTTCCTACAAAATCAAAGGCAATACTAACCACAAGAGAAACACTAGGAGATTTTTATATGTCTAGGATTAATATGAGTGGATTTAGTAGAGAAAGAGAATTTGAGGATTTCTTAGTTTCTCAATACACAAATTTTAATGGACAAGGAAACTTTCTAGATGTGTTTAAAGAATATCTTGATGAACTATATTCATATACAAAAGGAATGCCTTTAGCTTGTCAATTAATCACACATCAATTAGCAAATGGAATTCCTATTGAAAATGTTTTCAAGAATTTAGAGAGTGGTAAAGCATATGAAGATATACTAATTTTTTGTTTTAAGGGCTCTATAGAGCGTCTTTCAGAAATTGAAAAAACAATATTATTTATATTTTCTCTGTCAGAAAAAGAATCTTTACTATCAATAGATGATTTGATATATGTAAGTGGTTTTACTAATGATGAGATAGGCTTGGAAGCAATTCCCAAATTAACAAAAATATCTTTATGCTATCAGAAAAAAATGGATACAGGAACAATAGGTTATTCTATTCCTTATCTAGCGAAAATTTATTCTAGGCAGTTTTTACATTTAGATAATGAGCAGGAGATTATTTCCAAGTATGAAATATTTGTTCAAGAAAGGGCGAAATTCAATTCTTTAGATAGTGGAATTGAAAGTTTATTTTATAGATCTCAAGCAAAAAATCATAATGAAAAAGTGCTAGCCGATAAAGCTTTGAGATGTTTATCCATAGCAAGTTATGACTATTATTCAGCTATAGATTCTATTGATGAATTAATTCAAAATAATAATAAATTTCCTTTTTTATATTTAATAAAAGGAAAAATAGAAGAGAATAGCTTTTATAGTAGTAGCTTAGAACGAGCTAAAAAAGAATTTTTAATAGCTATTGAATTAAATGGCGAATATCTAGAAGCTCTAATAGAACTGGGATATATTGAGTATAAACTAATAGTGGGAAATAAGGATAAAGCAAAAAAATATCTTCAATCTAGTATTGATTATTTTCAAAAAGCCTATGAAATTGCCCCTGATGACCAAAGGGTATGTTTAGGATTAGCACAAGGATACTCAAAACAGGCCAGAAATTTAAATTATAATTTTAATAAAGAAATGAAGATGGAATTAGCAGAAAAAGCTAATGAATATTTTGAAAAATCTTTTTATAAGGGAGAAAATTTAACAAAACAAGAAAAGCATTCTAATGCTATTACAGCTTGTGGATATGCGGCTAATTTGAAAAGAAATAGAGATAATGTTAAAGCACTAAATGTTTGTTTAATAGGATTAGGATATGAGCCAGATAATCATATTCTTTTAGAGTTAAAAAAAGAAATCGAATATTATGTAGATCCTAAAAAATATGTTACAGAGGGGTTTAAATATAAAGGCTGGGTAAAAAATAAATAA
- the groL gene encoding chaperonin GroEL (60 kDa chaperone family; promotes refolding of misfolded polypeptides especially under stressful conditions; forms two stacked rings of heptamers to form a barrel-shaped 14mer; ends can be capped by GroES; misfolded proteins enter the barrel where they are refolded when GroES binds), with protein sequence MAKEIKFDIEARDGLKRGVDALANAVKVTLGPKGRNVIISKSFGSPQVTKDGVSVAKEIELEDALENMGAQMVKEVASKTNDLAGDGTTTATVLAQAIVKEGLKNVAAGANPMDLKRGIDKAVAKVVEELGKQAKEVGSSSEKIQQVASISANNDESVGELIANAFDKVGKEGVITVEEAKGTDTYVDVVEGMQFDRGYLSPYFVTDSEKMITELDRPYILLYDKKISTMKDLLPVLEPVAQSGKPLLIIAEDIDGEALATLVVNKLRGALRIAAVKAPGFGDRRKAMLEDIAILTGGTVIAEERGFILENATIDMLGTAEKVVIDKDNTTIVNGAGVADNITARVNQIKAQIETTTSDYDREKLQERLAKLSGGVAVLYVGAASEVEMKEKKDRVDDALHATRAAVEEGIVAGGGVALIRAKGALSKLKSENADEATGIQIVVRALEAPLRTIVENAGGEGSVVVAKVLSGKDTFGYNAKTDQYVDMLKAGIIDPKKVTRVALENAASVAGMILTTECALVDIKDEKGAAMPPMGGGMPGMM encoded by the coding sequence ATGGCAAAAGAAATAAAATTTGATATAGAAGCTCGTGATGGCTTAAAGCGTGGTGTTGATGCTTTGGCAAATGCCGTAAAAGTAACTTTAGGTCCGAAAGGAAGAAATGTAATTATCAGTAAATCATTCGGTTCGCCTCAGGTTACCAAAGATGGTGTTTCTGTGGCAAAAGAAATAGAATTGGAAGATGCTCTTGAAAATATGGGAGCTCAAATGGTAAAAGAAGTTGCTTCGAAAACCAATGATTTAGCAGGTGACGGAACCACTACAGCTACTGTTTTGGCTCAAGCCATTGTTAAGGAAGGTCTCAAAAACGTGGCAGCTGGTGCCAACCCTATGGATTTGAAAAGAGGTATCGACAAAGCGGTTGCTAAAGTCGTAGAAGAGCTTGGAAAACAAGCCAAAGAGGTAGGGAGCTCTTCTGAAAAAATCCAGCAAGTAGCTTCTATTTCTGCAAATAACGACGAATCAGTAGGTGAACTTATTGCTAATGCATTCGACAAAGTAGGGAAAGAAGGTGTAATCACTGTTGAAGAGGCTAAAGGAACAGATACTTATGTAGATGTTGTGGAAGGAATGCAGTTTGACAGAGGGTATTTGTCGCCTTATTTCGTTACAGACTCTGAAAAAATGATTACTGAGCTTGATCGTCCTTACATTTTGTTGTACGATAAGAAAATATCTACAATGAAAGATTTACTTCCTGTTTTAGAGCCTGTTGCTCAATCTGGAAAACCCCTTTTAATCATCGCTGAAGATATTGACGGAGAGGCTTTGGCAACCCTAGTGGTTAATAAACTAAGAGGAGCGTTGCGTATTGCTGCCGTAAAAGCGCCTGGTTTTGGTGACAGAAGAAAAGCGATGCTTGAAGATATTGCAATTTTAACCGGAGGAACTGTAATTGCTGAAGAGAGAGGATTTATCCTTGAAAATGCTACTATTGATATGCTCGGAACCGCTGAAAAAGTAGTTATTGATAAAGACAACACCACTATTGTTAATGGTGCAGGTGTAGCTGATAATATTACAGCTCGAGTAAATCAGATAAAAGCACAAATTGAAACTACAACTTCCGATTACGATCGTGAAAAACTACAAGAGCGTTTGGCTAAACTTTCAGGTGGAGTTGCCGTTCTTTATGTAGGAGCAGCCTCTGAAGTAGAAATGAAAGAGAAAAAAGATCGTGTGGATGATGCGCTTCACGCCACTCGTGCTGCCGTTGAAGAAGGTATCGTTGCTGGAGGTGGTGTCGCTTTAATTCGTGCTAAAGGTGCTTTGTCTAAATTAAAATCTGAAAATGCCGACGAAGCAACTGGAATACAAATTGTGGTACGTGCTTTAGAAGCTCCTTTAAGAACCATTGTTGAAAATGCTGGTGGAGAGGGCTCTGTAGTGGTAGCAAAAGTATTATCAGGTAAAGATACTTTTGGGTACAACGCCAAAACCGATCAGTATGTAGATATGCTTAAAGCAGGTATTATCGACCCTAAGAAAGTAACCCGTGTAGCTTTAGAAAATGCAGCATCAGTTGCAGGTATGATTCTGACTACCGAGTGTGCTTTGGTAGATATTAAAGATGAAAAAGGAGCAGCAATGCCTCCAATGGGCGGCGGTATGCCAGGAATGATGTAG
- a CDS encoding co-chaperone GroES has translation MTKVKIKPLADRVLIEPAPAETTTASGIIIPDTAKEKPQRGIVVAVGAGTKDNPITLKAGDVVLYGKYAGTELKFEGKDYLIMRENDVLAVI, from the coding sequence ATGACAAAAGTGAAAATTAAACCCCTAGCAGATCGCGTTCTTATTGAACCAGCCCCTGCTGAAACCACCACAGCATCAGGGATTATTATTCCAGATACGGCAAAAGAAAAACCTCAGAGAGGAATTGTAGTGGCTGTTGGTGCAGGAACAAAAGATAACCCAATTACATTAAAGGCAGGAGATGTAGTTCTTTATGGTAAATATGCAGGAACGGAACTCAAATTTGAAGGAAAAGATTATCTCATTATGAGAGAGAATGATGTGTTGGCAGTGATTTAA
- a CDS encoding LptE family protein: MRFFLFLITCLTVGGCKYYNFTGGSTGNAKTFQVNFFRNDAPLVEPGLDRDFTIALQELINNQTNLSLTDRNADLVYEGEIVEYHIAPMTATANQTAAQNRLTIGVNVRFTNNIEEKKDFERRFSFYYDYPAASQLSSVKEAAFGEIFERITQDIFNASLADW, encoded by the coding sequence ATGCGATTTTTTTTATTTTTAATAACTTGCTTAACAGTTGGTGGCTGTAAATATTACAATTTTACAGGCGGAAGCACTGGAAATGCCAAAACTTTTCAGGTGAATTTTTTTCGTAACGATGCTCCTTTGGTTGAGCCAGGGCTGGACAGAGATTTTACCATTGCCCTTCAAGAACTCATAAATAACCAAACCAACTTATCGCTTACCGATCGTAATGCGGATTTGGTTTATGAGGGCGAAATTGTAGAGTATCACATCGCTCCGATGACGGCTACAGCCAATCAAACAGCAGCACAAAACCGTCTTACAATAGGCGTAAATGTACGTTTTACCAATAATATTGAAGAGAAAAAAGATTTTGAAAGACGTTTTTCTTTCTATTACGATTATCCTGCCGCAAGCCAGCTTAGTTCGGTAAAGGAAGCCGCTTTTGGCGAAATATTTGAACGAATTACACAAGATATTTTTAATGCCTCTTTGGCGGATTGGTAA
- a CDS encoding prolyl oligopeptidase family serine peptidase, which translates to MHKKIVPLGCVLVMISCNPKEKQVTALTYPQTKKVEASDVYFEQTINDPYRWLEDDRSAETAEWVKAQNEVTFGYLSQIPYRDELKNRLEKLWNYEKVGAPFKEGDYTYYYKNNGLQNQSVLYRRDKQGKEEEFLNPNTFSKDGTTSLGGMSFSKDGSLLAYLISEGGSDWRKLIVMRTADKQIIGDTLKDIKFSGASWKATEGFFYSSYDKPTGSELSAKTDTHKLYYHKLGTSQKEDQLIFGGTPDQKYRYVSGTVSDDGNYLFITAAVSTSGNKLFVKDLKNPKAPMITITDSVDNDTDVVDNNGTKIYAITNLKAPNKRLVAIDLKNPNPENWVDVIPETENVLSLSMAGGYFYARYMIDAISKVKQYDYQGELIREITLPGVGTAGGFSAKKEDKETYFSFANYNTPSKIYKLNIAEGTSEIFWSPKIDFNSDHFESKQVFYTSKDGTKVPMIITHKKGLKLDGKNPTILYGYGGFNVSLTPSFSVTNAVWLENGGIYAVANLRGGGEYGKKWHDAGTKMQKQNVFDDFIAAAEYLIAQKYTSSDFLAISGGSNGGLLVGATMTQRPDLMRVALPAVGVLDMLRYHTFTAGAGWAYDYGTALDSKEMFEYLKAYSPVHNVREGVQYPATMVTTGDHDDRVVPAHSYKFAAELQSKQAGNLPVLIRIETNAGHGAGTPVSKIIEQAADVQSFILWNMGVQKLKE; encoded by the coding sequence ATGCATAAAAAAATTGTTCCGTTGGGTTGTGTACTTGTAATGATTTCGTGTAACCCAAAAGAAAAACAAGTTACAGCTTTGACCTATCCGCAAACTAAAAAAGTAGAAGCCTCTGATGTTTATTTTGAACAAACGATAAACGACCCCTATCGTTGGCTTGAAGATGACCGCAGTGCGGAAACCGCCGAGTGGGTAAAGGCACAAAATGAAGTTACCTTTGGCTATTTGAGTCAAATTCCGTATCGTGATGAATTAAAAAATCGGTTGGAAAAATTATGGAATTACGAAAAAGTAGGAGCGCCATTTAAAGAAGGCGACTATACTTACTACTACAAGAATAATGGTTTGCAAAATCAAAGCGTTTTGTATCGTAGAGATAAGCAGGGTAAGGAAGAAGAATTTTTAAATCCTAATACGTTTTCTAAAGACGGAACAACCTCCTTGGGTGGGATGAGTTTTTCTAAAGATGGTTCATTGTTAGCTTACCTAATCTCGGAAGGCGGAAGCGACTGGCGAAAGCTCATCGTAATGCGCACTGCCGACAAACAAATTATAGGCGATACGTTGAAAGATATTAAATTCAGCGGAGCTTCGTGGAAAGCAACTGAAGGATTTTTCTATTCCAGTTATGACAAGCCAACAGGAAGTGAGCTTTCGGCAAAAACCGACACCCATAAACTTTATTACCATAAATTAGGAACCTCTCAAAAAGAAGACCAACTTATTTTCGGAGGAACGCCCGACCAAAAATATCGTTATGTCTCAGGTACAGTATCTGATGATGGTAACTATTTGTTTATCACAGCAGCAGTATCTACCTCAGGGAACAAGCTTTTCGTCAAAGATTTGAAAAACCCTAAAGCTCCAATGATTACCATTACCGATAGTGTGGATAATGACACCGATGTGGTGGATAACAACGGAACAAAAATCTATGCCATTACGAACTTAAAGGCACCTAATAAAAGATTGGTTGCCATTGATTTAAAAAATCCAAATCCTGAAAACTGGGTAGATGTAATTCCTGAAACCGAAAATGTATTATCGCTTTCAATGGCAGGAGGTTATTTCTATGCAAGATATATGATTGATGCCATCTCTAAGGTAAAACAATATGACTATCAAGGTGAACTTATTCGTGAGATTACCCTGCCCGGGGTAGGTACTGCTGGAGGATTTTCAGCTAAAAAGGAAGATAAGGAAACATATTTTTCTTTTGCCAACTACAACACACCATCTAAAATTTACAAATTGAATATTGCCGAGGGAACTTCTGAAATATTTTGGAGTCCTAAAATCGACTTTAATTCAGACCATTTCGAATCGAAACAAGTATTTTACACCTCGAAAGACGGAACCAAAGTACCGATGATTATTACCCATAAAAAAGGATTAAAACTTGATGGAAAAAATCCGACTATTTTGTACGGATATGGCGGATTTAACGTAAGTCTGACTCCTTCTTTTAGTGTTACTAATGCGGTTTGGCTTGAAAACGGAGGTATTTATGCGGTAGCTAACTTACGCGGAGGTGGTGAGTATGGTAAAAAATGGCACGATGCAGGTACTAAAATGCAGAAACAAAACGTTTTTGATGATTTTATTGCTGCAGCCGAGTATCTGATTGCTCAAAAGTACACTTCTTCTGATTTTCTTGCCATTAGCGGAGGTTCTAATGGAGGATTGCTTGTAGGGGCTACAATGACCCAACGTCCTGACCTAATGCGTGTAGCTTTACCTGCCGTAGGCGTATTGGATATGCTACGCTATCATACCTTTACTGCTGGAGCAGGGTGGGCATACGATTATGGTACAGCACTCGACAGTAAGGAAATGTTTGAATACCTCAAAGCATACTCTCCAGTGCACAACGTAAGAGAAGGCGTGCAATATCCTGCTACAATGGTAACTACCGGAGACCACGATGACCGTGTAGTACCTGCTCATAGCTATAAGTTTGCTGCCGAATTGCAAAGCAAGCAAGCTGGAAATCTTCCTGTACTGATTCGTATCGAAACCAATGCAGGGCACGGTGCAGGAACTCCTGTAAGTAAAATTATTGAACAAGCGGCAGATGTACAATCCTTCATCCTTTGGAATATGGGAGTTCAAAAATTGAAGGAATAA